One Planctomycetaceae bacterium genomic window carries:
- a CDS encoding thioredoxin-disulfide reductase, protein MTERITIIGSGPAGWTAAIYSGRANLEPLVFEGAFNEDNRLKGTLPLGQLALTTEVENFPGFPAGDMTAYLDSSIDESKRKYMAPHAKEGVSGPELMELMRQQATNFGARIVTDDIAEVDFSTRPFRLKSLGGEEFESHAVIVATGARANYLGLESEERFKNMGVSACAVCDGALPRFRGKPLVVVGGGDSAMEEATFLTKYASKVYIVHRRDAFRASKIMADRALASEKIEVKWNSVVDEVLGTDEAGVTGVRIRSASGDATEELQATGYFAAIGHTPNTDFLKGQLKMNSKGYLVWTVPFRTNTSVEGVFAAGDVADDYYKQAITAAGTGCMAALDAERWLAAQGVE, encoded by the coding sequence ATGACAGAGCGAATCACGATCATTGGTTCCGGCCCGGCCGGATGGACAGCGGCGATCTATTCCGGCCGCGCGAATCTCGAGCCGCTGGTCTTCGAGGGCGCTTTTAACGAAGACAATCGCCTGAAGGGAACGCTGCCGCTCGGGCAGTTGGCACTGACAACCGAAGTCGAGAATTTCCCGGGATTCCCGGCGGGCGACATGACCGCCTACCTGGACAGCTCCATCGACGAAAGCAAGCGAAAGTACATGGCTCCGCACGCGAAGGAAGGCGTGTCCGGGCCGGAACTGATGGAGTTGATGAGGCAGCAGGCCACAAACTTCGGAGCACGAATCGTCACCGACGATATCGCCGAAGTGGACTTTTCAACCCGGCCGTTCCGGCTGAAGAGTCTGGGTGGTGAAGAGTTCGAATCGCACGCGGTCATCGTCGCCACGGGGGCTCGCGCGAACTACCTGGGCCTGGAATCCGAAGAGCGATTCAAGAACATGGGAGTCTCCGCCTGCGCCGTCTGCGACGGTGCGCTGCCTCGGTTTCGCGGAAAGCCGCTGGTTGTCGTCGGCGGCGGCGACAGTGCCATGGAAGAAGCCACGTTTCTGACAAAGTACGCGTCGAAGGTCTACATCGTGCATCGCCGCGATGCGTTCCGAGCCAGCAAGATCATGGCCGACCGTGCTCTGGCAAGTGAAAAGATCGAAGTGAAATGGAATTCTGTTGTGGATGAAGTGCTCGGCACCGACGAAGCCGGCGTCACCGGCGTTCGCATTCGCAGCGCTTCCGGAGATGCGACGGAGGAACTGCAGGCGACCGGCTACTTCGCCGCCATCGGGCATACTCCGAATACGGATTTCCTGAAGGGCCAGCTAAAGATGAACAGCAAGGGCTATCTTGTCTGGACCGTTCCATTCCGCACGAACACCAGTGTGGAAGGCGTTTTCGCGGCCGGCGACGTCGCCGACGACTACTACAAGCAGGCCATCACGGCGGCCGGAACCGGCTGCATGGCGGCGCTGGATGCCGAACGCTGGCTGGCCGCTCAGGGCGTGGAATAG
- a CDS encoding 30S ribosomal protein S1, which translates to MVDRNLLREFSVDEQELDSLFPTDDSGFLDEAAMYETEAQTYDINEIMMGTIVKVDDEEVMVDIGYKSEGVVQRDEWEPGDEQPKPGQKIEVLLEEFEDSIGLIVLSKRKADRVREWEKVISTHNEGDVVKGPVVRKIKGGLLVNIGVNVFLPASQVDVRRPSDIADYIGQDIECMILKIDEQRRNIVVSRRRLIEEAREKMKKELLEKINIGDLRKGTVKNIADFGAFVDLGGIDGLLHITDMSWGRINHPTEMVKIDDEIEVMILNIDYDKEKIALGLKQKSASPWENISEKYPVGTRITGEVVNVLSYGAFVKLEDGIEGLVHISEMSWTRRVNHPSELVSIGDEVEVMVLGINEDKQEISLGMKQTQANPWDNVSEKYPVGAKVKGTVRNLTNYGAFVELEEGVDGLLHISDMSWTRKISHSNEMLKKGDEVECQILSVDEDRRRIALGLKQLDNDPWETTIPEKYAPGKTVTGKVTKITNFGVFVELETELEGLLHVSELADHKVEHPESMVNVGDMLEVRILRVDTADRKIGLSCRSDEEIKEAAAAEAAGETEAAAPRQREELKGGTGSGAGPLFSMSTPGSDTDADSSEQSDEDSE; encoded by the coding sequence ATGGTTGATCGTAACCTTCTCCGTGAGTTTTCCGTAGACGAACAGGAACTTGATTCACTTTTCCCGACCGACGATTCCGGCTTTCTTGACGAAGCCGCGATGTACGAAACGGAAGCCCAGACCTACGACATCAACGAAATCATGATGGGCACGATCGTCAAAGTTGACGACGAAGAAGTCATGGTGGACATCGGGTACAAGAGTGAAGGCGTTGTTCAGCGGGACGAATGGGAACCAGGTGACGAGCAGCCGAAACCCGGCCAGAAAATCGAAGTGCTGCTGGAGGAATTCGAGGATTCCATCGGCCTGATCGTCCTGTCGAAGCGGAAAGCGGACCGCGTCCGGGAATGGGAAAAGGTCATCTCCACGCACAACGAAGGCGACGTTGTCAAAGGCCCCGTCGTGCGCAAGATCAAGGGCGGCCTGCTGGTGAATATCGGCGTCAACGTGTTTCTGCCGGCCAGCCAGGTGGACGTGCGGCGACCGTCTGACATCGCGGACTACATCGGTCAGGACATCGAATGCATGATCCTGAAGATCGACGAACAGCGGCGCAATATCGTCGTGTCGCGACGCCGTCTGATCGAAGAAGCCCGCGAAAAGATGAAGAAGGAGCTTCTGGAAAAAATCAACATCGGCGACCTGCGCAAGGGGACGGTCAAGAACATCGCCGACTTTGGTGCGTTTGTCGATCTGGGCGGCATCGACGGTCTGCTGCACATCACCGACATGAGCTGGGGACGCATCAATCACCCCACGGAAATGGTGAAGATCGACGACGAAATCGAAGTCATGATTCTGAACATCGACTACGACAAGGAAAAGATCGCTCTGGGTCTGAAACAAAAGAGCGCCAGTCCCTGGGAAAACATCAGCGAAAAGTACCCCGTTGGCACTCGCATCACCGGCGAAGTGGTCAACGTCCTGTCCTATGGTGCCTTCGTCAAGCTGGAAGACGGCATCGAAGGGCTCGTCCACATCAGCGAAATGTCGTGGACGCGCCGCGTCAATCATCCCAGCGAACTGGTCAGCATCGGCGACGAAGTCGAAGTCATGGTGCTGGGCATCAATGAGGACAAGCAGGAAATCTCGCTGGGAATGAAGCAGACCCAGGCCAATCCCTGGGACAATGTTTCCGAAAAGTACCCGGTGGGAGCAAAGGTCAAAGGCACCGTCCGCAACCTCACCAACTACGGCGCTTTTGTGGAACTGGAAGAAGGTGTCGACGGACTGCTGCACATCAGCGACATGTCGTGGACCCGAAAGATCTCCCACTCCAACGAAATGCTGAAGAAGGGCGACGAGGTCGAATGCCAGATTCTGTCCGTCGATGAAGACCGGCGCCGAATCGCGCTGGGTCTGAAGCAACTGGACAACGATCCCTGGGAAACGACCATTCCCGAAAAGTACGCTCCCGGAAAAACCGTCACCGGGAAGGTCACCAAGATCACCAACTTCGGCGTGTTCGTCGAGCTGGAAACCGAACTGGAAGGCCTGCTGCACGTTTCCGAACTTGCCGACCACAAAGTCGAACATCCGGAAAGCATGGTAAACGTCGGCGACATGCTGGAAGTCCGCATCCTGCGAGTCGACACTGCGGATCGAAAGATCGGCCTGAGCTGTCGTTCTGATGAGGAAATCAAGGAAGCCGCCGCGGCCGAAGCCGCCGGTGAAACAGAAGCCGCCGCACCAAGGCAGCGGGAAGAACTCAAGGGTGGCACCGGTTCCGGAGCCGGCCCGCTGTTCAGTATGTCCACGCCTGGTTCTGACACCGACGCCGATAGTTCGGAACAGTCCGATGAGGATTCCGAATAA
- a CDS encoding M13-type metalloendopeptidase, whose translation MSRLLAAVSLCVAAMWVPVSAEDLFSGIDPDGFDRSVRPQDDLYLFVNGRWLLSTKIPSDKSNYGSFSALDDAAREHIREIIEEAARDPQDDNGRKVGQFFESFMNESLIESNGLKPIEDELKRIQRLGSMEDVFRHMGYLQTIGVGGPVGIFVSTDAKDSNSYLAAIVQSGTTLPDRDYYLEDKEKYLQAREALKTYIERLFELADQPDGASAAEAILELETRLAKAQWTRTELRDAEKRYNKYAVTDLPQLTPDLPWPVFFEAAGVPDLKQVNVMTPSFFEELQQIGGTLPLDRAKQYLTFRLLDAYADYLPTPFVDAHFDLHRRQLAGVPEQEPRWKRGVEATSGGGAGDFGVLGDAVGQLYVARYFKPEAKQQMDALVANLLAAYETSIGDLTWMTDTTKQKALEKLHKITPKIGYTEKWRDYSKLEIRDDDLIGNIMRSAKFEHQRDIDRLGTPVDKTEWGMTPQTVNAYYNPSKNEIVFPAAILQPPFFDAEADAAANYGGIGAVIGHEISHGFDDQGSKYDGDGNLQNWWTDEDGAAFRKLTGQLVDQFAGYEAMPGRTLNGELTLGENIADLSGMAIAYKAYLLSLHGQEAPVIDGFTGPQRFFLGWSQIWRRLYRDEELIRRLVTDPHSPSHFRANGPITNLNAFHEAFQTKPGDKLYKAPADRIQIW comes from the coding sequence GACAAAGATCCCTTCCGACAAGTCCAACTACGGATCATTCAGTGCTCTGGACGACGCGGCGCGGGAACACATCCGCGAAATCATCGAAGAAGCGGCCCGCGATCCTCAGGACGATAACGGCCGCAAGGTCGGACAGTTCTTTGAAAGCTTCATGAACGAATCACTGATCGAGTCCAATGGTCTGAAGCCGATCGAAGACGAGCTGAAGCGAATTCAGCGGCTGGGCAGTATGGAAGACGTTTTTCGACACATGGGTTACCTGCAGACGATCGGCGTCGGCGGACCCGTCGGGATTTTTGTTTCCACCGACGCGAAGGATTCGAACAGCTACCTGGCCGCGATCGTTCAGAGCGGCACGACTCTGCCCGACCGTGACTACTATCTGGAAGACAAGGAAAAGTACCTGCAGGCTCGTGAGGCCCTGAAGACATACATCGAACGCCTTTTTGAACTGGCGGATCAACCCGACGGCGCTTCCGCGGCGGAAGCCATTCTGGAACTCGAAACCCGGCTCGCGAAGGCTCAGTGGACGCGAACGGAGCTTCGTGACGCGGAAAAGCGATACAACAAATATGCTGTCACCGACCTTCCGCAACTGACTCCTGATCTGCCGTGGCCGGTCTTCTTTGAAGCGGCCGGAGTCCCCGACCTGAAGCAGGTCAACGTGATGACTCCCAGCTTCTTCGAAGAACTGCAGCAGATTGGCGGCACGCTGCCGCTGGATCGCGCGAAACAGTATCTGACGTTTCGCTTGCTGGATGCCTATGCCGATTACCTGCCAACTCCGTTTGTGGATGCTCACTTCGACCTGCACCGCCGGCAACTTGCCGGTGTGCCGGAGCAGGAGCCGCGCTGGAAGCGTGGTGTCGAAGCGACATCGGGAGGCGGCGCGGGAGATTTCGGTGTGCTGGGTGACGCCGTCGGTCAGCTTTACGTGGCCCGGTACTTCAAGCCGGAAGCCAAGCAGCAGATGGACGCACTTGTCGCCAACCTGCTGGCAGCCTACGAAACCAGCATCGGTGACCTGACCTGGATGACCGATACGACAAAGCAGAAGGCGCTGGAAAAGCTTCACAAGATCACGCCTAAAATCGGCTACACGGAAAAGTGGCGAGACTATTCGAAACTGGAAATTCGCGACGACGATCTGATCGGCAACATCATGCGGTCCGCAAAGTTCGAACATCAGCGCGACATTGACCGGCTGGGTACTCCCGTCGACAAAACGGAATGGGGCATGACGCCGCAAACCGTCAACGCGTACTACAACCCCAGCAAGAACGAGATTGTGTTTCCGGCCGCGATTCTGCAGCCGCCGTTCTTTGACGCCGAAGCCGACGCCGCCGCCAACTATGGCGGCATCGGAGCTGTGATCGGTCACGAAATCAGCCACGGTTTCGATGATCAGGGCAGCAAGTACGACGGTGACGGCAACCTTCAGAACTGGTGGACCGACGAAGACGGAGCGGCGTTCAGAAAACTGACGGGGCAGCTCGTCGATCAGTTTGCCGGGTATGAGGCCATGCCGGGACGAACGCTGAACGGCGAACTGACGCTGGGCGAAAACATCGCCGACCTGAGCGGAATGGCGATTGCCTACAAGGCGTACCTGCTGTCGCTGCACGGCCAGGAAGCTCCGGTTATTGACGGATTCACCGGCCCGCAGCGTTTCTTCCTGGGCTGGTCGCAAATCTGGCGGCGACTGTACCGCGATGAGGAACTGATTCGGCGGCTCGTCACGGATCCCCATTCTCCCAGCCATTTCCGGGCAAACGGTCCGATCACCAACCTGAACGCCTTCCACGAAGCCTTCCAGACAAAGCCCGGCGACAAGCTGTACAAGGCACCGGCAGACCGGATTCAGATCTGGTAA
- a CDS encoding KpsF/GutQ family sugar-phosphate isomerase, giving the protein MQSDGSDRREVIPLSDDEQVREAQSIVRQEADALLRLADGLDSTFCAVIRSIRECSGRVIVTGVGKAGLIGQKVVATLASTGTAAFFLHPTEAVHGDLGCVRCGDVVVAFSNSGESDEVLRLVPSLRRIGVTLIAVTRDTQNSLSRLADISLPLGNHSEAGPLQLAPTSSTTAMLALGDAVAMVLSRLNGFSEHDFALFHPAGSLGAKLRPVHEVMRRGSQLRIADASETVRQVMIDHSCPGRRTGAVILTGCEGRIAGIFTDSDLARLFEQRREDQLDQPIREVMTVNPTTVRSHVLLPEVIQLMSDRKLSELPVIDDDRRPVGLVDITDVISMPVEPYAAAKNQPIRRTG; this is encoded by the coding sequence ATGCAGTCAGATGGCTCTGACCGGCGCGAAGTTATTCCGTTGAGTGACGACGAGCAGGTGCGCGAAGCTCAGTCGATCGTGCGCCAGGAAGCCGATGCTTTGCTGCGACTGGCGGACGGACTCGACAGCACGTTTTGTGCAGTGATCCGGTCGATCCGGGAATGTTCCGGCCGCGTGATCGTGACCGGCGTGGGCAAGGCGGGGCTGATCGGGCAGAAGGTTGTGGCGACTCTGGCGAGCACCGGCACGGCCGCGTTCTTCCTGCATCCCACGGAGGCCGTTCATGGAGACCTTGGCTGCGTGCGCTGCGGCGATGTCGTCGTCGCGTTTTCCAACAGCGGCGAATCCGATGAGGTGCTGCGACTGGTGCCGAGTCTGCGTCGGATCGGCGTCACACTGATCGCTGTGACTCGCGACACACAGAATTCGCTAAGTCGGCTGGCTGACATTTCGCTGCCGCTGGGGAATCATTCCGAAGCCGGACCGCTGCAGTTGGCGCCGACATCCAGTACCACCGCCATGCTGGCTCTGGGCGACGCGGTCGCGATGGTGTTGAGTCGCCTGAACGGATTTTCCGAACACGACTTCGCATTGTTTCATCCGGCCGGAAGTCTGGGAGCCAAACTGCGACCGGTGCACGAAGTCATGCGACGCGGCAGTCAGCTTCGCATTGCGGACGCGTCCGAAACGGTTCGACAGGTGATGATCGATCACAGTTGCCCGGGCCGCCGCACGGGAGCCGTCATCCTGACCGGCTGCGAAGGCCGCATCGCCGGGATCTTTACCGACAGCGACCTGGCTCGACTGTTTGAACAGCGACGTGAAGATCAACTGGATCAGCCAATTCGCGAAGTTATGACTGTGAACCCGACCACGGTGCGAAGCCACGTGCTGCTGCCGGAAGTCATTCAACTGATGTCCGACCGAAAACTCAGCGAACTTCCTGTGATCGACGACGATCGCCGACCAGTGGGCCTGGTGGATATCACCGACGTGATCTCCATGCCAGTGGAACCGTACGCTGCCGCAAAGAACCAACCGATCAGACGAACGGGTTGA